A window of Streptomyces sp. SAI-127 contains these coding sequences:
- a CDS encoding PAS domain-containing protein, which yields MEAERDAIITALTSVVDGIAATFGPVCEVVLHDYRRPETSVVAIAGSVTGRRVGGAMSEIGMRMVARGDEAADELNYVTRTDAGKLVKSSTMLLRDSSGAVFGALCVNVDVTAASEVHALLGALAGSGTAPEEPPVTTFGDDIDSVVDVMLDAHRHQSWALLDRAGRLDLFRSLDDRGVFAVRRAIEQVAGRLGISRASAYSYLSQSRKQANTGGHS from the coding sequence ATGGAGGCCGAGCGGGACGCGATCATCACCGCACTCACATCGGTCGTCGACGGGATCGCGGCGACCTTCGGGCCGGTGTGCGAGGTCGTGCTGCACGACTACCGCAGGCCGGAGACCTCGGTCGTGGCCATCGCCGGCTCGGTGACCGGGCGCAGGGTCGGCGGGGCGATGAGCGAGATCGGCATGCGGATGGTCGCCCGTGGCGACGAGGCGGCCGACGAGCTGAACTACGTCACCCGGACCGACGCCGGCAAGCTGGTCAAGTCGTCGACGATGCTGCTGCGGGACTCATCGGGCGCGGTCTTCGGCGCGCTGTGCGTCAATGTCGACGTCACCGCGGCGAGCGAGGTCCACGCCCTGCTGGGAGCCCTGGCCGGGAGCGGCACGGCCCCCGAGGAGCCGCCCGTCACCACCTTCGGTGACGACATCGACTCCGTCGTCGACGTCATGCTCGACGCGCACCGGCATCAGTCGTGGGCGCTGCTCGACCGTGCCGGGCGCCTGGACCTGTTCCGCAGCCTGGACGACCGGGGCGTGTTCGCGGTCCGGCGGGCGATCGAGCAGGTGGCAGGACGGCTCGGGATCTCGCGCGCCTCCGCCTACAGCTACCTCTCCCAGTCCCGGAAACAGGCGAACACTGGAGGGCACTCGTGA
- a CDS encoding NAD(P)-dependent alcohol dehydrogenase codes for MKAVVQDRYGSADTLELREVEQPVPAADEVLVRVHAASVNAYDWHYLRGDPKIARLAFGPRAPKVRIRGRDFAGRVEAVGDRVKGLHPGDEVYGEADGTFAEFVCAKDSETDLKPAGLSFEQAAAMPLAANTALIGLRDVAGLRAGQSVLVNGASGGVGTFAIQIAKAYGAEVTAVCSARNVELVGSLGADQVVDYTREDFARAGRRYDVVLDLVGNRSLGDLRRATTPAGTVVLSGGGVYEGGSLLGPVRLTLRGLLLSPFVRQRVLQLPAKARKENLAALRELAEAGKIAPAVERTYPLGEAAEAIRHLEVEHARAKIVVTV; via the coding sequence ATGAAGGCAGTCGTCCAGGACCGGTACGGCTCGGCGGACACACTGGAGCTGAGGGAGGTCGAGCAGCCGGTGCCGGCCGCCGACGAGGTGCTCGTCCGGGTGCACGCGGCCTCGGTGAACGCCTACGACTGGCACTACCTGCGCGGCGACCCGAAGATCGCCCGGCTGGCGTTCGGACCGCGCGCGCCGAAGGTGCGGATCAGGGGCCGGGACTTCGCCGGCCGCGTCGAGGCGGTCGGTGACCGGGTCAAGGGGCTGCATCCGGGCGACGAGGTGTACGGCGAGGCGGACGGGACGTTCGCCGAGTTCGTGTGTGCCAAGGACAGCGAGACGGACCTCAAGCCCGCCGGCCTCTCCTTCGAGCAGGCGGCCGCGATGCCGCTGGCCGCCAACACCGCGCTCATCGGGCTGCGGGACGTGGCCGGGCTCCGGGCCGGGCAGTCCGTCCTGGTGAACGGCGCGTCGGGCGGCGTGGGCACCTTCGCCATACAGATCGCGAAGGCGTACGGCGCCGAGGTGACCGCTGTGTGCAGCGCGCGCAATGTCGAACTCGTCGGGTCGCTCGGGGCGGACCAGGTCGTCGACTACACCAGGGAGGACTTCGCCCGCGCCGGACGCCGCTACGACGTCGTACTGGACCTGGTGGGCAATCGTTCACTGGGCGATCTGCGGCGCGCGACGACTCCCGCCGGAACGGTCGTCCTGTCCGGCGGGGGCGTGTACGAGGGCGGCAGCCTCCTCGGCCCCGTGCGGCTCACGCTGCGGGGACTGCTCCTCTCCCCCTTCGTCCGGCAACGGGTGCTCCAACTCCCGGCGAAGGCACGCAAGGAGAACCTCGCGGCCCTGCGGGAACTCGCCGAGGCAGGGAAGATCGCCCCGGCCGTCGAGCGGACGTATCCGCTCGGCGAGGCGGCCGAGGCCATCCGGCATCTGGAGGTGGAGCACGCACGCGCGAAGATCGTCGTCACCGTGTGA
- a CDS encoding threo-3-hydroxy-L-aspartate ammonia-lyase, which translates to MTTTTPPVTLDDVQDAATRLKGVAHRTPVLRSRTLDALVGAEVFLKCENFQRVGAFKFRGAYNAASRLTSDQLARGIAAFSSGNHAQAVALAARELGTTAVIVMPEDAPRSKRAATEGYGAEIVTYDRYTGDREAIAEALAAERGLALIPPYEHPHVMAGQGTAALELLEETGELGALVTPVGGGGLMAGSATAAKGLHPGIRMVGVEPEAGDDTKRSLEAGRRVSIPVPKTIADGQALHTPGELTFSVNRRLVDEIVLVSDDEIRDAMRFAFERLKIVVEPSGATPLAALLGGRVGGLPDRVGVIVSGGNVDAERFARLCAGGG; encoded by the coding sequence GTGACGACCACCACCCCGCCGGTCACCCTGGACGACGTCCAGGACGCGGCCACCCGGCTCAAAGGCGTCGCACACCGCACACCGGTGCTGCGCTCACGGACCCTCGACGCGCTGGTCGGCGCCGAGGTCTTCCTCAAGTGCGAGAACTTCCAGCGGGTCGGAGCCTTCAAGTTCCGCGGCGCCTACAACGCGGCCTCCCGGCTGACCTCGGACCAGCTCGCCCGGGGCATCGCCGCCTTCTCCTCCGGTAACCACGCCCAGGCCGTCGCCCTGGCCGCCCGTGAGCTCGGCACCACCGCGGTGATCGTCATGCCCGAGGACGCCCCACGCTCCAAGCGGGCGGCCACCGAGGGCTACGGCGCCGAGATCGTCACGTACGACCGCTACACCGGCGACCGCGAGGCCATTGCCGAGGCCCTGGCCGCCGAGCGGGGCCTGGCACTCATCCCTCCGTACGAACACCCGCACGTGATGGCGGGACAGGGCACAGCCGCTCTCGAACTCCTGGAGGAGACGGGCGAGTTGGGAGCGCTGGTCACGCCGGTCGGAGGCGGCGGACTGATGGCGGGCAGCGCGACCGCCGCCAAGGGCCTGCACCCGGGTATCCGCATGGTCGGCGTGGAGCCGGAGGCCGGCGACGACACCAAGCGGTCCCTGGAGGCGGGGCGGCGCGTCAGCATCCCGGTACCGAAGACCATCGCCGACGGGCAGGCCCTGCACACACCGGGCGAGCTGACCTTCTCGGTGAACCGGCGGCTGGTCGACGAGATCGTGCTGGTCTCCGACGACGAGATCCGCGACGCCATGCGGTTCGCCTTCGAGCGGCTGAAGATCGTCGTCGAGCCGAGCGGCGCGACCCCGCTGGCCGCCCTGCTCGGCGGCCGGGTGGGCGGCCTGCCGGACCGGGTCGGTGTGATCGTCTCCGGCGGCAATGTCGACGCGGAGCGCTTCGCGCGGCTCTGTGCGGGCGGGGGCTGA
- a CDS encoding MFS transporter produces the protein MSSTLAPPRTPVFSPAAVVASCVGFVLIGALQALYGPAIPAFREEFGLSPSGAGLGLSAHFVGGVAGVLLFDRLFGRIGDRRILGASYLLMALGAAGFALAPNWPTALTAALLAGLGFGGIDYGLNQLFAVGFGHRSTAMLNILNAHFGVGAILGPALIGVVGAGHYAAVFLGFALVNLPLLLCLKGVRDRAPQPSGTAPESPGALGRSLASVLSVFVALYVLHVGIEAGVGGWEPTHLQTVGYGAGVAATATSVYWLMMTVGRFLVAPIALRFSAQAIITVSCAGMTVCLLLASVGELAPYAYAGVGLFIAPIFPTGLPWLHRAAPGARRAGALVIAASMIGGVAAGPALGKAIEWSGIRAVPLLLSGVSALCLAATLWLIRSTRTHPLNSR, from the coding sequence ATGTCCTCCACACTGGCGCCCCCGCGCACTCCGGTCTTCAGCCCGGCCGCCGTGGTCGCCTCCTGCGTCGGGTTCGTGCTCATCGGCGCGCTCCAGGCGCTGTACGGCCCGGCGATCCCCGCGTTCCGCGAGGAGTTCGGGTTGTCTCCCTCGGGAGCGGGACTCGGTCTCAGCGCCCATTTCGTGGGCGGGGTCGCCGGTGTCCTGCTGTTCGACCGGCTCTTCGGCCGGATCGGCGACCGGCGGATCCTGGGCGCCTCGTACCTGCTGATGGCGCTCGGCGCGGCAGGCTTCGCGCTCGCGCCGAACTGGCCCACCGCCCTGACCGCCGCGCTGCTCGCCGGGCTCGGCTTCGGCGGCATCGACTACGGCCTGAACCAGCTGTTCGCGGTCGGCTTCGGCCACCGTTCCACCGCGATGCTGAACATCCTCAACGCGCACTTCGGCGTGGGCGCGATCCTCGGTCCGGCGCTGATCGGTGTGGTGGGTGCCGGGCACTATGCGGCGGTCTTCCTCGGCTTCGCGCTCGTCAACCTGCCGTTGCTGCTGTGCCTGAAGGGCGTACGGGACCGGGCGCCACAGCCGTCCGGCACGGCTCCCGAGTCCCCCGGCGCTCTCGGCCGCAGCCTGGCCTCGGTGCTCTCCGTGTTCGTCGCCCTGTACGTCCTGCACGTGGGCATCGAAGCGGGCGTCGGCGGCTGGGAGCCCACCCATCTGCAGACCGTGGGATACGGCGCCGGGGTGGCCGCGACCGCCACCTCCGTCTACTGGCTGATGATGACGGTGGGCCGCTTCCTGGTCGCCCCGATCGCGCTGCGGTTCTCGGCACAGGCCATCATCACCGTGTCCTGCGCGGGTATGACGGTCTGTCTTCTGCTGGCGTCCGTAGGGGAGTTGGCGCCGTACGCGTATGCCGGTGTCGGTCTGTTCATCGCGCCGATCTTCCCCACCGGTCTGCCCTGGCTGCACCGGGCCGCCCCCGGCGCCCGTCGCGCCGGCGCGCTGGTCATAGCCGCCTCGATGATCGGCGGTGTGGCGGCCGGCCCGGCGCTGGGCAAGGCCATCGAATGGTCCGGGATCCGGG
- a CDS encoding MoxR family ATPase, translating into MFTSVDDVSARLAETGYLASPAVATTVFLADRLGKPLLVEGPAGVGKTELAKAVAEVARARLVRLQCYEGVDESRALYEWNHAKQLLRISAGRDETWDEARTDIFSEEFLLSRPLLTAIRGDEPKVLLIDETDKADVEVEGLLLEVLSDFQVTVPELGTITASRRPFVVLTSNASRELSEALRRRCLFLHIGFPEEELERRIVRLRVPGLDEALAKSVVRVVGALRAMDLRKVPSVAETIDWARTLLALGADHLDETVVRDSLGVLLKHQDDILKAGAKLDLDAV; encoded by the coding sequence CTGTTCACATCCGTCGACGACGTCTCCGCACGCCTCGCCGAGACCGGCTACCTCGCCTCGCCCGCGGTCGCGACCACCGTCTTTCTCGCTGACCGCCTCGGCAAGCCGCTCCTGGTCGAGGGCCCCGCCGGGGTGGGCAAGACGGAGCTGGCCAAGGCCGTGGCCGAGGTCGCGCGGGCCCGGCTGGTCCGGTTGCAGTGCTACGAGGGTGTGGACGAGTCCCGGGCGTTGTACGAGTGGAACCACGCCAAGCAGCTCCTGCGGATCAGCGCGGGGCGCGACGAGACGTGGGACGAGGCGCGCACGGACATCTTCAGCGAGGAGTTCCTGCTCTCCCGGCCCCTGCTCACGGCGATCCGCGGCGACGAGCCCAAGGTGCTGCTGATCGACGAGACCGACAAGGCGGACGTCGAGGTCGAGGGCCTGCTGCTCGAGGTGCTCAGCGACTTCCAGGTCACGGTCCCCGAGCTGGGCACGATCACCGCGTCCCGCCGTCCCTTCGTCGTCCTCACCTCCAACGCCAGCCGCGAACTGTCGGAGGCCCTGCGCCGCCGCTGCCTGTTCCTGCACATCGGGTTCCCCGAGGAGGAGCTGGAGCGGCGGATCGTACGGCTGCGGGTGCCGGGCCTGGACGAGGCGCTGGCGAAGTCCGTGGTCCGGGTCGTGGGGGCGCTCAGGGCCATGGACCTGCGCAAGGTGCCCTCGGTCGCGGAGACCATCGACTGGGCGCGGACGCTGCTCGCGCTCGGCGCGGACCATCTCGACGAGACGGTCGTACGGGACAGTCTGGGTGTGCTGCTCAAGCACCAGGACGACATCCTCAAGGCGGGGGCCAAGCTCGACCTGGACGCGGTGTGA
- a CDS encoding VWA domain-containing protein, which produces MSTAERLTSLVGALRAHGVRIGTGETVDAAQAVEALGLADRERLREGLAATLLHGTAQRQVFDPVFDLYFPRGVGAPEETSGDPDDLRERLAKALAANDETLMARLAVEAVDGFGGYGNSPASDGWSSYQTLDRLRPQTLLARVRDDVRGQQGMSGFTDRLLEDELRRRIEAFRALVAAEARRRVAERRGRDEIARRAVAPTTDRVDFLFAGKDRLAELRRTVQPLARKLATRLAARRRRAARGSIDLRRTLRGSLSTGGVPMKPVLRRRRPARPELVLLCDVSGSVSGFSDFTMLLVQALHDQFSKVRVFAFVNRLDEITRLLEHGAADPEGLGARIRAEATLTGWHGSSDYGVALGEFASLYRDALSPRTTVFVLGDARTNMSDPNLPAVREITERARRVYWLNPEARAQWGTGDSAAYEYAESVEMHECRNARQLSALVGRLLPI; this is translated from the coding sequence GTGAGCACCGCCGAGCGGCTCACCTCCCTGGTCGGCGCTCTGCGCGCGCACGGTGTCCGGATCGGGACCGGTGAGACCGTGGACGCGGCCCAGGCGGTCGAGGCGCTGGGCCTCGCGGACCGGGAGCGGCTGCGGGAGGGCCTGGCGGCGACGCTGCTGCACGGCACGGCCCAACGGCAGGTGTTCGACCCGGTCTTCGACCTGTACTTCCCGCGGGGCGTCGGCGCCCCCGAAGAGACCTCCGGGGACCCGGACGACCTGCGCGAGCGCCTCGCCAAGGCCCTCGCCGCGAACGACGAGACCCTGATGGCCCGGCTGGCGGTGGAGGCCGTGGACGGGTTCGGCGGATACGGCAACTCGCCCGCGTCGGACGGCTGGTCGTCGTACCAGACCCTCGACCGGCTGCGCCCGCAGACGCTGCTCGCGCGCGTCCGCGACGACGTCCGGGGGCAACAGGGCATGTCCGGGTTCACGGACCGGCTCCTTGAGGACGAGCTCCGGCGGCGCATCGAGGCGTTCCGCGCGCTGGTGGCGGCGGAGGCCCGGCGGCGGGTCGCCGAACGGCGGGGCAGGGACGAGATCGCGCGGCGGGCGGTGGCCCCGACGACGGACCGGGTCGACTTCCTGTTCGCCGGGAAGGACCGGCTGGCCGAACTGCGGCGCACGGTGCAGCCGTTGGCCCGCAAGCTCGCCACCCGGCTCGCGGCCCGTCGCCGCCGTGCCGCGCGGGGCAGTATCGATCTACGGCGGACTCTGCGCGGTTCGTTGTCCACGGGCGGGGTGCCGATGAAACCGGTACTGCGGCGACGCAGGCCGGCCCGGCCCGAACTGGTGCTGCTGTGCGATGTGTCGGGCTCGGTGTCGGGGTTCTCGGACTTCACGATGCTGCTGGTGCAGGCGCTGCACGACCAGTTCAGCAAGGTGCGGGTGTTCGCCTTCGTCAACCGGCTCGACGAGATCACCCGGCTCCTCGAACACGGCGCGGCCGACCCGGAGGGGCTCGGCGCCCGCATCCGGGCCGAGGCCACGCTGACGGGGTGGCACGGCAGCAGCGACTACGGCGTGGCGCTCGGCGAGTTCGCGTCGCTGTACCGGGATGCGCTGAGCCCGCGCACGACGGTGTTCGTGCTCGGTGACGCCCGCACCAACATGAGCGACCCGAACCTGCCCGCCGTACGGGAGATCACCGAACGGGCACGCCGTGTCTACTGGTTGAACCCGGAGGCGCGTGCGCAGTGGGGCACGGGCGACTCGGCCGCGTACGAGTACGCCGAGTCGGTGGAGATGCACGAGTGCCGCAATGCCCGCCAGCTCAGCGCGCTGGTGGGACGACTGCTGCCGATCTGA
- a CDS encoding ABC transporter permease — MFMLAMRSIGQRPGRFLATLLAAFLGAGIIMTFNSLYDTAGRPGVDPVSSDTLTMSASVVGGYGTLLVFFAVASTLTVNVRQRAGELELLRCSGATPGQIRRMVVGEAVAVALIGAVLAIGPAMLGGQALLEAFQDSGQVAGSVDHSFGPVALLSGVDITLIAAAGAAFLAVRRATRTRPPRGRARTFLAYAALGTGAVSVTSTFAFSATDEALMATPAYGAILLSVGFALLAPRLLKGVLDRLPLTGPSGWLAVRNLRRRADHLSGILMSLILFTAVSVATLYMQGVESDAMRASGAVRTVDAKNLQTLNLTVVGIIVVFVCVMLVNSLYAATTYRGREFGQQRLAGATPGQVLGTVGVEGLVLTAVGLCFGTVAALAGIIPFTVVRTDSVLPHQGLGIWLAVASIAAAATIGTGLVTARRVLRTPAVEAVGSAA, encoded by the coding sequence ATGTTCATGCTGGCGATGCGGTCGATAGGGCAACGGCCCGGACGGTTCCTCGCGACACTGCTGGCCGCCTTCCTGGGCGCGGGGATCATCATGACGTTCAACTCGCTGTACGACACGGCGGGCCGGCCGGGCGTGGACCCGGTGAGCTCGGACACGCTGACCATGTCGGCGAGTGTCGTCGGCGGCTACGGCACCCTCCTGGTGTTCTTCGCCGTGGCCTCGACGCTGACGGTCAACGTCCGCCAGCGCGCGGGTGAGCTGGAGCTGCTGCGCTGCTCGGGGGCGACTCCGGGGCAGATCAGGCGGATGGTGGTGGGTGAGGCCGTGGCCGTCGCCCTGATCGGTGCGGTGCTGGCGATCGGTCCGGCGATGCTCGGCGGACAGGCCCTGCTGGAAGCCTTCCAGGACAGCGGGCAGGTCGCCGGCTCGGTCGACCACTCCTTCGGCCCCGTCGCGCTGCTGTCGGGTGTCGACATCACGCTCATCGCCGCGGCGGGCGCCGCCTTCCTCGCCGTACGGCGGGCCACGCGCACACGCCCACCGCGCGGCCGGGCGCGGACGTTCCTCGCGTACGCGGCTCTCGGCACCGGTGCCGTGTCGGTGACCTCCACCTTCGCCTTCTCGGCGACGGACGAGGCGCTCATGGCGACACCGGCGTACGGGGCGATCCTGCTGTCCGTGGGGTTCGCGCTGCTCGCGCCGCGGCTGCTGAAGGGTGTCCTGGACCGGTTGCCGCTGACCGGTCCGAGCGGCTGGCTGGCCGTGCGGAACCTGCGCCGGCGGGCGGACCACCTGTCCGGGATCCTGATGTCGCTGATCCTGTTCACGGCGGTGTCCGTCGCCACGCTGTACATGCAGGGTGTGGAGAGCGACGCCATGAGGGCCTCGGGCGCGGTCCGGACCGTCGACGCGAAGAACCTTCAGACGCTGAACCTCACGGTCGTCGGCATCATCGTGGTGTTCGTCTGCGTGATGCTGGTCAACTCGCTGTACGCGGCGACGACTTACCGCGGCCGGGAGTTCGGGCAGCAGCGCCTCGCCGGGGCGACCCCGGGGCAGGTGCTGGGCACGGTGGGCGTGGAAGGTCTGGTCCTCACGGCCGTCGGTCTGTGCTTCGGCACGGTGGCGGCGCTGGCCGGAATCATTCCGTTCACGGTCGTGCGCACCGACTCGGTACTGCCCCACCAGGGCCTCGGCATCTGGCTGGCGGTGGCGTCGATCGCGGCGGCCGCGACGATCGGGACAGGCCTGGTCACGGCCCGCAGGGTGCTGCGCACTCCGGCGGTGGAGGCGGTGGGCTCGGCAGCGTGA
- a CDS encoding cupin domain-containing protein: MFEVKTLDKPDERRDFPRGHLEAVHMSGLDFAVGTFEPGWRWSESVAPIAGTKSCEVHHNGYVVQGRMRIAMDDGGEGELGPGDIFVVAPGHDAWVVGDEQCVVYDFAGGMAKDYAKGK, translated from the coding sequence ATGTTTGAGGTGAAGACGCTCGACAAGCCGGACGAGCGCCGCGATTTCCCGCGGGGCCACCTCGAAGCGGTCCACATGAGCGGACTGGACTTCGCCGTGGGCACCTTCGAACCGGGCTGGCGCTGGTCCGAGTCCGTGGCACCCATCGCGGGCACCAAGAGCTGCGAGGTCCACCACAACGGCTATGTGGTCCAGGGCCGCATGCGCATAGCCATGGACGACGGTGGCGAGGGCGAACTGGGCCCCGGCGACATCTTCGTGGTGGCACCCGGACACGACGCCTGGGTCGTCGGCGACGAGCAGTGCGTGGTCTACGACTTCGCGGGCGGCATGGCGAAGGACTACGCCAAGGGCAAGTGA
- a CDS encoding SDR family oxidoreductase, which translates to MTTIEGSVALVTGGSRGIGRALVTTLYERGAKKVYATARDPRTVTHPDAVPLALEVSDAASVAAAAAQAQDVTLLINNAGASVKAGFLDSPVEDVRREFETNFYGPLLVTRAFVPVIERNGGGHILNVHSVLSWLGIAGSYSASKAALWSQTNSLRLDLRPRGIGVTGLHVGYVDTDMTAKIDAPKVTPESVAAQALDGIESGAHEVLADDLSRQVKAGLAADLATLYPQLAA; encoded by the coding sequence ATGACCACCATCGAAGGTTCCGTCGCCCTGGTCACCGGCGGCAGCCGCGGCATCGGCCGGGCCCTGGTGACGACCCTGTACGAGCGCGGCGCGAAGAAGGTGTACGCCACCGCCCGCGACCCGCGGACCGTCACGCACCCCGACGCCGTCCCGCTGGCGCTCGAGGTGAGCGACGCGGCCTCCGTCGCGGCCGCCGCCGCACAGGCCCAGGACGTCACCCTGCTGATCAACAACGCGGGCGCGTCCGTGAAGGCCGGCTTCCTGGACTCCCCCGTCGAGGACGTCCGCCGCGAGTTCGAGACCAACTTCTACGGCCCGCTCCTCGTCACCCGGGCCTTCGTCCCGGTCATCGAGCGCAACGGCGGCGGCCACATCCTGAACGTCCACTCGGTGCTGTCGTGGCTCGGCATCGCCGGCTCCTACAGCGCGTCCAAGGCCGCCCTGTGGTCGCAGACCAACTCCCTGCGCCTGGACCTGAGGCCGCGCGGCATCGGGGTCACCGGCCTGCACGTCGGGTACGTCGACACCGACATGACCGCGAAGATCGACGCCCCGAAGGTCACCCCCGAGAGCGTGGCCGCACAGGCCCTCGACGGCATCGAGTCCGGCGCCCACGAGGTGCTCGCCGACGACCTGTCCCGACAGGTGAAGGCAGGACTAGCCGCCGACCTCGCCACGCTGTACCCGCAGTTGGCGGCCTGA